The following proteins are encoded in a genomic region of Hyla sarda isolate aHylSar1 chromosome 3, aHylSar1.hap1, whole genome shotgun sequence:
- the SOCS5 gene encoding suppressor of cytokine signaling 5 has protein sequence MDKVGKMWNTFKYRCQNLFSHEEDGTQNSVADVNANRCLGGGEKAEPSSSQLPVQSKSHLLRNISSERSLTPCSSSSRRSANCVSEMPQLVEISIEKDNDVGFSSGARLARRDSYTRHAPWGGKKKHSCSTKTQNSLDPDKKIVRQRSGLPRRDRRHVVVGSVHDMEVVSNRAIGSRSLRQRLNETVGLCFPIRTYTRPSKPLFATKRKIHLSELMLEKCPFPPGSDLAQKWHLIKQHTAPVSPHSSILDTFEQTLLSTEDEEDRLRERRRLSIEEGVDPPPNAQIHTFEATAQVNPVYKLGPKLAPGMADVSADNGAASHGGCESEEDGTTLCLQSRRQKQRQFSGDSHMQTNRQGAWKVHTQIDYIHCLVPDLVAITGNPCYWGVMDRYEAEALLEGRPEGTFLLRDSAQEDYLFSVSFRRYNRSLHARIEQWNHNFSFDAHDPCVFHSSTVTGLLEHYKDPSSCMFFEPLLTVPLNRTFPFSLQYICRAVICRSTTYDGIDFLPLPSMLQDFLKEYHYKQKVRVRWLEREPVKSK, from the coding sequence ATGGATAAAGTTGGGAAAATGTGGAATACATTCAAATATCGGTGCCAGAATCTATTTAGCCATGAAGAGGACGGAACTCAAAATAGTGTGGCGGATGTTAATGCAAACAGGTGTTTAGGTGGTGGGGAGAAAGCAGAACCTTCCTCTAGTCAGTTACCCGTACAGTCTAAAAGTCATTTGCTGAGGAATATCTCGTCCGAACGAAGCCTGACTCCCTGCAGTAGCTCTAGTAGGAGAAGTGCAAATTGTGTATCTGAAATGCCACAGCTagttgaaataagtattgaaaaaGACAATGATGTGGGCTTTAGTTCAGGTGCCCGACTGGCGCGAAGGGACTCCTATACTCGGCACGCTCCATGGGGCGGTAAAAAGAAACATTCTTGCTCTACCAAAACTCAGAACTCTCTTGACCCTGACAAGAAAATTGTCAGGCAACGAAGTGGACTCCCGAGAAGGGACCGAAGACACGTCGTAGTAGGATCAGTTCACGATATGGAGGTTGTGTCTAATAGAGCTATTGGAAGTCGCAGTTTGAGACAAAGACTCAACGAGACTGTAGGATTGTGTTTTCCTATTAGAACATATACCAGACCATCAAAGCCACTTTTTGCAACAAAGAGAAAAATCCATCTTTCAGAATTAATGCTTGAAAAGTGCCCATTTCCGCCAGGCTCTGACCTTGCCCAGAAATGGCACCTCATTAAACAACACACTGCTCCCGTCAGCCCGCATTCAAGCATATTGGATACTTTTGAGCAGACTCTGCTTTCCACCGAAGATGAAGAAGACCGATTACGTGAGAGACGTAGACTTAGTATTGAAGAAGGTGTTGACCCTCCTCCCAATGCCCAGATCCACACATTCGAAGCTACAGCACAAGTTAACCCAGTTTATAAGCTTGGACCAAAACTTGCTCCCGGTATGGCTGACGTGTCGGCGGACAATGGTGCAGCATCCCATGGTGGTTGTGAGTCTGAAGAAGATGGCACAACTCTCTGTCTACAGTCACGTCGACAGAAGCAGCGTCAGTTCTCGGGAGACAGCCATATGCAAACTAATAGACAGGGGGCTTGGAAAGTCCACACACAAATTGATTATATTCACTGCCTTGTGCCAGATCTAGTAGCGATCACAGGCAACCCCTGTTACTGGGGAGTCATGGATCGCTATGAGGCAGAAGCGTTGCTGGAAGGCAGGCCAGAAGGCACATTTTTGCTCAGGGATTCAGCACAAGAGGACTATCTTTTCTCTGTGAGCTTCCGACGCTACAACCGATCTCTGCATGCTCGCATTGAGCAATGGAATCACAACTTCAGCTTCGACGCCCACGATCCCTGTGTATTTCACTCCTCCACTGTTACAGGACTCTTAGAACACTACAAAGATCCTAGCTCTTGCATGTTTTTCGAACCCTTGCTTACGGTACCTTTAAATAGGACTTTCCCTTTCAGCCTGCAGTACATCTGCAGGGCAGTCATTTGCAGGTCTACCACCTATGATGGTATTGATTTCCTTCCCCTGCCATCCATGTTACAAGACTTCCTTAAGGAATATCATTATAAGCAAAAGGTCAGAGTGCGGTGGCTGGAGAGGGAACCGGTTAAGtcgaaataa